Within Malus domestica chromosome 04, GDT2T_hap1, the genomic segment ctttacaaaggacacacaaaagaagtactttgctccctattagacggggagggtgaagaagctaggacagaagagtagagttcaagagagtagaatgcgttcaggaacgtggaatataggaaccttaacgggaaaatctatggaagtagtggaaattatggtgaggagaaggataagtattatgtgcctacaagaaactaagtaggttggtcttaaggcaaaggatctagaaaactcaggttttaaactttggtattcgagcacaaatagaacgagaaatggtgttggcatcatcgtggacaagaccttgacacaagatgttgtagatgttaaaagggtaggagatagaattatggcaatcaagattgtaataggacaaaaactcatcaatgtgattagtgcgtacgcacctcaagtagggttggatacgagtttgaaggagaaattttgggaagatattggagacttggtgcaaggaattgctcagacggagaaggtatttataggaggagaatggacacgtgggcaaggagacaggcaactatggaggttttcatggtggccatggttttggggagagaaacgaggatgaggaagccatcttggattttgcaatggcatatgatctcttcttagccgaCACCTTCTATAAGAAGAgaaaagaacatgtgatcacctacaagagtgggtcggcaaaaacacaaatagattttcttctaatgaggaaaggggatcgtataacttataaggattgcaaagttataccgggagagagcttggctaatcaacatcgcttgttggtgagaTGTGCatatcaaaagagagaaaaaagagcaagatttggaagtgcccaagaactagatggtggaatctaaaaggacaaaaacaagccattttcaaagagaaagtaatcacccaatgcgtgtgggatagagaggagCAAGCTAGCCAAAgatgggattccatggctagttgtatctgaaaagtagcaaaagaggtattaggagagtccaagggctttgctccacaccaaaaggaatcttggtggtggaatgaggagatacaaacaaaggtgaaggctaagaaggaatgttgtaaagccctatacaaggataggaccgatgaaaatggtgaaaggtatagaatagCGAAGCAGAAGGCGAAGAAAGCTACGAGAGAAGCTAagctagcggcttatgacgatatgtataattgactaaataccaaagaaggagagttgaatatctataaactataaactagctagagcaagggaaaagaagacaatggacctaaaccaagtgaggtgcatcaaggatgaggatggaaaagcTCTTGCTACTGAGAACAcagtcaaagacagatggagaggctattttcataattttttcaatgaaggacatgaaaggagtacttctttgggGAAGTTGAGTATTTCAGAAGAGAGTAGAAACTACTTCCTTTACCgccgaatcaggaaggaagaagtggttgtagctttgaaaaagatgaagcatagaaaagcagtgggcccaaatgatataccaatcgaagtgtggaaagtcttgggagagacgggtataGCATAGCTCACAgacattttcaataggattttgaaaaataagaagatgccaaatgagtggcgaaagagcactttggtgcctatctacaagaataagggcaacgtacaaaattgcatgaacaataagggtattaagctaatgagtcatacaatgaagctctgagagagtcattgagcatagattgaggcaagagacacgggtttcggacaaccaattcgggttcttgccaccatggaggcaatctatctcttacaaagattgatggaaagatatagagataggacaaaggatttacacatggtctttatagatttggaaaaagcgtatgatagggtcctaaTAGACAttttttggaggattttagagaagaaaggagtacgagtagcatatatccaagctataaagaaTATGTATGagggagcaaagactgccgtaagaactcatgaaggacaaaccgaaagcttccccataactgttgggttacatcaaggctcatccttaagtccttacctttttgcattggtaatggatgagttaatgggacatattcaagatgatattccttggtgtatactTTTCgaagacgatatagtgttgatagataaAACTCAGGAAGgtgtaaatgtgaagcttaacctttggagagaagtgttggaatctaaagatcTTCGCCTAAACCGATCAAAGATAGAATATatgaagtgcaagttcagtgcaaatggaggccaaaatgagttaggggtgaggatcagagatcaggaagtaccaaagagcgaccgctttCGCTACCTACGATCTATCTTGcgaaagaacggagaattagatggagacctcaaccatagaatacaagctggatggatgaagtggaagagtgaatccggcgtgttgtgtgaccaccgtatgccactgaagctaaagggaaaattttataagacggcaataaggccggcgatgttgtatggcacggAATGTTAGGCGgtaaagcatcaacacatacataaaataggtgtagcggagatgaggatgcttcgttggatgtgtaggcacacaagaaaggataagattaggaatgaggatatccgaggtaaagtaggagtacccaaaattgaaggaaatatgagagaatcGGTTACAATGGTTTGGACGTGTGCAAAGAAGGcgtactgacgctccggttagaagatgcgactatgggacaaaggtccagggccgaaggggtagaggaagacctaggaaaactttggaagagactttaaaaaaaaacttagagtaagatgcgactacgggatagagatccagggccgaaggggtagaggaagacctaggaaaactttggaagagactctaaaaaAAGacttacttggatctaacagaggacatgacaccacttagtgggaaaaggctttgttgttgttgttgttgtatcgtTAGAATATACAACAAAACCTTTGGGAACAGGGGTACACCGAAGAGACTTTAACATTTTAAGTCAAATTCCACATATTGGGCTCTAGTGGTGGAGAGAGACACATATGAGGGATAGTATTCGAATATAAATCTTTATAGGGTCACATCCTAACAGCTTAAGCTTCTGGGAACCATCAGCAGGTATGAAGTTTCAGTAGAACCATAATCACATCCAACTCTAGGATAGACCAATATGACCGTTGCAAATTGGAACTATTCAATCAATATAGCATACGTTTTTTAGGAGAAAAATGCATGCACAAGGGTGAGAAGGAATATAAAAGGGGTAAAGAAGAGGACAAATATAATTCCATTGAAGTTCATATCAAGCCCTCACCAGCTCTTGACGAAGCCTGTTACTATGTTGAATTGCTTTATTCTTTTCCTCCGTCAGTTTCAAAATAAGTGATCTTGCCTGCAATAACAAAAGTAAACGTATATAAGAACCAGCACAGCAAGCACCATTAATTATATGGTTGACAGCTACTACTTAGGGCACAAGGAATATTACAACCACATATGTGAATTTGTTTTATATATCATGTGTCGATTACGCATTGTGATATTGAAAGAAACAACTTTGGGAAGAAGGTCAAACACAAAACTGGCtatctgaaagaaaaaaaggcatACGCTCTTTCATTTGCAACAAAACAGTAGAGTTTCTACCCCATTAAAAGCATAAAATAGTTAGATTTCTGATATGTTTATGATGCTTTGAGATGCCGCAACCAGATCTCTTGGGCAGTCAATAAGCAAGAAAACACTAGTCATACAAGGGACaatcaaaataaaccaaaaggtggagtctttgacaaaaaaaaaaaaaaaaaaccaaaaggtGGAGTCTAGAAACTTTAAATCATTCCTGGACGAGCCTCAAATTCAGGGAAGACTAAACCATGGAAGGTGACAAAACGAGAAACAAAAACCATGATATTTTGAAGTCCTTTCTCAAATGATGGGATAATCCTAATCAAGAATACGTAAAACATAATTTTCTTTGTAATATTGTACATATACTTGTATGTAAGAAACCAAGTTATCAAAAAGAATGCTACTGAACCATGAACACTTGACTGCAATTttcaccatgaacaaaaacaagccaattagaaaagaaacaaagataCTAATCAAGGTCCCATGAAGCTTATTGCCATGCTTACTAGTTAAAACCAACTTTCAATTTTTGTAGTACATTCTTACGCGGTTCTTAGTCAATAATACAAGTTAAATGATAAAACATTAATCAATGTGAGAGACATCTGGCCTAACAACATACGTATCAGATTTTCTGAAAAACAAATAAGCAAAATTCAGAAACTGAATAAGATATAAGACTTATATACTCAGACATGTTGTCTGTATGTATTAAATTTACCTCTGCAGATCTCTCCTGAGGTTCAAGCTCAGTAAATGCTTTTGCAGCCTGTAATCACCAAAAAAACAGCATGCCAATCAATATCTTTCATGGActgaagacaaaaaaaaaaaaaatcatccaatAGTCTCATAACTCAAGCACTCACATTGGAAAACTCAAAACCATTCACGTTTCCATTCTCAGTAGCAGAAACCCTTGGTGAAGACCCTTCTTCTGACCCTTCTGGAACCTGAGAAGGCAGATGAGGTGGAGAAACATATAGCACTCTTAATTTGCACTCTTCAACTTCATGTCCCGCCTCTTTATTGAACTACACAGAACCAATTCCACAGTGAATAAAACTTGGCAAAAGTGCACAAAACATCACTACTTACTAACAACATTGTGTAAAATAACTACCACTTGAGGAGTAATATCCTTCATAGTTGCACCATCGTTAGTTTTTATACTCTGGAGGAGGAACTTGTCCTTACATTGCATGTCCGGAGGAGCCTCTTTTTGGGCTTGCATTGTAACTGTATCACAACAAACAATTAAAACTTACAAAACCCATAAtacatattttatatatatatatatatatatatatatatatatatatgtatgtatgtatgtatgtatgtatgtatcatAGGAAAACATAATGACTATGCACCTATAACATCACATGTGGATCGAGGCAAGACAATTCCGGTGTTCGGACGAACACAATACTTCTGGGGGTTCGTAGTTTTGACCTGAACATAATCAAATACATATCAAACCTCCAAAGCAAAACTATAAACTTGACAAATCTGCGTTTCAGTTCCACCGCATCTCAAAACACACGTAAAATTTAAAGCCCCAGATTTTACAAACACCAGATTCGAATTCTACATTCTTCATGTTATttgatttacaaaaaaaaaataatacgaAAATATTTGTAAAATAACATAAACTGAACCACAATGGAGTGGAAACAGTAATATTTCGGGTTCCAAATAAATCAAATACATAATAATCACAATCTTACTGCTCTCCTTTTTCCTACCAACCAAACAGAGTGTACATATACAAATATGTATCTagataaacaaaatgaaaaagaaaagaggctGACCTTGAAAGCGACATAGCTATCGGTCTTATTCGAGAGCTGGAGCGAACAGGAGATCTGCTTCTTCAATTCGACTGGAGAATttcgaaaaacaaaaacaaaaacgcaAATTGAAAGCAGAAACGAAACCGCTAAATGCAAATTTTAGAAAACGAAAAACAGatcgaaagagaaagagagcgtGTTATACTGACAGGGGAACTTGAGCTCCAGAGGCTCGATGCTGAGAAGTTCGCCGGTGCTCATCGGATCCGATCGATTCGAAAAATGGGGGAATTCGAATTGAATGGGAAACAAAAACGAAAACAGAGATTACAcggagagattgagagagagggagagagtgagtgagagggATCGGGGAATCggaagaaaatggttgtgaTTTGTGAATATATGAGTGGGGGAagtgttcttttttttattttttcctgaAAGAaattacttttgttttttttattttattttttaatctgaATTTTGAAGACAGTTATGCGAGAGAGTAAATGAGTATTTactaattttgatttttgttttttcaacgTGGGAATATTTTCGCTCATCACAATTTAGTGTGGTGCATGTTCATCATCCTATATATCATTGTTAGATAAGgttaaattttgagattcgtGTAGTGGATAAGCACAAATCTCaatattcaaactcatctaacggtgataaatatgatggtgagcatacattacactaaatggtggtgagcaaaaatgcattcTTTCAACTTGCGTTGAACTgtttttttcagtgtgaccgtcacacgaggtggtacaccacgtgtctctatataaatggtgagatatgtgtgttgaaaggttaataactttaaaatttaaaatttttcaccacttacataaaaacaggTGGTGTACCATcagtgttcccgtcacaactaaaaatttctcctctcAT encodes:
- the LOC103440574 gene encoding vesicle-associated protein 1-1-like, with product MSTGELLSIEPLELKFPFELKKQISCSLQLSNKTDSYVAFKVKTTNPQKYCVRPNTGIVLPRSTCDVIVTMQAQKEAPPDMQCKDKFLLQSIKTNDGATMKDITPQVFNKEAGHEVEECKLRVLYVSPPHLPSQVPEGSEEGSSPRVSATENGNVNGFEFSNAAKAFTELEPQERSAEARSLILKLTEEKNKAIQHSNRLRQELELLKRQGSKSRGGVSILFVIVIGLIGLLLGYLMKKS